A genomic window from Gossypium hirsutum isolate 1008001.06 chromosome D12, Gossypium_hirsutum_v2.1, whole genome shotgun sequence includes:
- the LOC107945270 gene encoding galactan beta-1,4-galactosyltransferase GALS3, producing MGKERPGGEKQKRMVVGVVCNFAAELKLLLTALLLLCTLVTLLQFVPSRFTISASDLRFCISPIAASPSPSLSDTQSDDLLSSGILRRAFHPYGAAAYNFITMGTYRGGPNTFAIVGLASKPLHLYSRPAYQCQWLPSNTKQNNTNITSSLAYKILPDWGYGRVYTVVVVNCTFSHPVNLDNSGGTLLLHASTSGGGDSKFNLTDTIPALTEPPGTFNLSLFTSKPKYDYLYCGSSLYGTLSPQRVREWIAYHVRLFGERSHFVIHDAGGVHEEVLEVLKPWMELGYVSLQDIREQERFDGYYHNQFLVVNDCLHRYKFMAKWIFFFDVDEYIFVPPKTTLSSVLDSLSDYSQITIEQMPMSNKLCHSVDAAKRHRKWGFEKLVYRDVKRGLRRDRKYAIQPRNVYATGVHMSQNLGAGAKTTHKTEGRIKYFHYHGTIAQRREPCRNLVNSTDINFENNPFVLDTTLRDLAGSVKKFELKMIGSRLYNTRQ from the exons ATGGGAAAAGAGAGACCAGGTGGAGAGAAGCAGAAGAGGATGGTAGTTGGGGTGGTATGCAACTTCGCTGCTGAACTCAAGCTCTTGTTAACAGCACTCCTCCTCCTTTGCACCCTCGTTACCCTCCTCCAATTTGTCCCTTCTCGCTTCACCATATCCGCCTCTGATCTCCGCTTCTGCATCTCGCCAATCGCCGCCTCCCCCTCTCCCTCCCTTTCCGACACACAATCTGATGACCTCCTCTCCAGCGGCATCCTACGGCGTGCATTCCACCCCTACGGTGCTGCCGCCTATAACTTCATCACCATGGGCACATACCGCGGCGGCCCCAACACCTTTGCCATCGTTGGCCTCGCCTCCAAGCCCCTCCATCTCTACTCCCGCCCAGCGTACCAGTGCCAGTGGCTTCCTTCCAATACTAAACAAAACAACACCAACATCACTAGTAGCCTTGCTTACAAGATTCTCCCTGACTGGGGTTATGGCCGCGTTTATACTGTGGTTGTGGTGAATTGTACCTTCTCCCATCCCGTTAACCTGGACAACTCTGGAGGGACGCTCCTTCTCCACGCCTCCACATCTGGAGGAGGTGACTCCAAATTCAACCTCACCGACACCATCCCTGCCTTGACAGAACCACCCGGTACCTTCAATCTTTCTCTCTTCACCTCCAAACCCAAGTACGATTACCTTTACTGTGGATCTTCCTTGTACGGGACGCTGAGTCCCCAGAGAGTGAGGGAGTGGATAGCCTACCATGTCAGGCTGTTCGGGGAGAGGTCTCATTTCGTTATACACGACGCTGGTGGGGTCCATGAGGAAGTGTTGGAGGTTTTAAAGCCATGGATGGAGCTTGGCTATGTGTCGCTTCAAGACATAAGGGAGCAGGAGAGATTCGATGGGTACTACCACAACCAGTTCTTGGTGGTGAACGATTGCTTGCACAGGTACAAGTTTATGGCAAAGTGGATATTCTTCTTCGATGTGGATGAGTACATCTTTGTGCCTCCCAAGACCACCCTTAGTTCTGTGCTCGATTCCCTCTCCGACTATTCTCAGATCACTATTGAGCAGATGCCTATGAGCAACAAGCTTTGCCACTCTGTTGATGCTGCTAAACGTCACAG GAAATGGGGGTTTGAGAAGCTGGTATATAGAGATGTGAAAAGAGGACTAAGGAGGGACCGGAAGTACGCAATTCAACCACGCAACGTGTATGCAACAGGGGTTCACATGTCACAGAACCTAGGGGCAGGGGCCAAGACCACCCACAAGACGGAGGGCAGGATCAAGTATTTTCATTATCATGGAACCATTGCACAAAGACGGGAGCCATGCCGAAACCTTGTTAATTCTACCGACATCAACTTTGAAAACAACCCTTTTGTTCTGGACACTACCTTGAGGGACCTTGCTGGATCTGTCAAGAAATTTGAGCTCAAAATGATTGGCTCTAGATTATACAACACTCGCCAATAG